The DNA region GCCGTCTTCCTGACCGCCTGTGGCGGCACGGGCAGCACGGCCACCACCTCGGCCGGCGACGGCACCGGCACCATCACCATCTGGGCGCACCAGGGCCAGGACAGCGAGAACACCGTGCTGCAGAACGCGGTCAACTCCTTCAACGGCTCACAGAGCGCCATCAAGGCCACGCTTAAGTTCGTCCCGGAGAAGGACTACACCAAGACGCTGACCGCCACCAGCGCCTCTGCCCTCCCGGACATCGTGGAGTTCGACGGTCCGATGATGTCGAGCTTCGTCTACAACAAGAAGCTCAGCCCCATCTCCGACTACGTTTTGCCCGCGACCGTCGCCAACGCCACCGCCGCCGTCAAGGCCCAGGGAACCCTGGATGGGAAGCTCTACGGCCTTGGCATGTACGACTCCGGCCTCGGCATCTACGCCAACAAGAAGCTGCTGGACGCGGCCGGGGTCAAGTACCCCACCAGCGTGCTCGATGACTGGACCGCCGCCGACTTCACCGCCGCGGTGCAGAAACTCGCGGCCGCCAATCCCAGCCACAAAGCGCTCGACCTCAAGGAGGACTACGGCCTGGCCACCGAGTGGGGCACCTACGGCATGTCCCCGATCGTCTGGTCCGCCGGTGGTGCCCTGGTCAAGCAGGGCAAGGCGGCCGGCGCCATCGACAGCCCGGCCGTGGTGGACGCCTTCCGGACCTTCCAGTCCTGGAAGCCGTACGTGGACGCCGACACCGACGGAAACGCCTTTGTCAACGGCCGCGTCGCGCTCAGCTGGGTCGGCCACTGGGCCTACCCCGCTTACAGCAAGGCCCTCGGCTCCGACCTGACGGTGCTGCCGCTCCCGGACTTCGGCAATGGCGCCAAGACCGGCCAGGGCTCCTGGGCCTGGGGCATCAGCTCCGGCTCCCAGCACGCCAAGGCGGCCGGCAAGTTTCTGGACTACCTGCTCGGCGACACCAACGTCACCGCCATGACCACCGCCGACGGCGC from Kitasatospora cathayae includes:
- a CDS encoding ABC transporter substrate-binding protein, whose product is MTDRRHIRLGLLLALPAVFLTACGGTGSTATTSAGDGTGTITIWAHQGQDSENTVLQNAVNSFNGSQSAIKATLKFVPEKDYTKTLTATSASALPDIVEFDGPMMSSFVYNKKLSPISDYVLPATVANATAAVKAQGTLDGKLYGLGMYDSGLGIYANKKLLDAAGVKYPTSVLDDWTAADFTAAVQKLAAANPSHKALDLKEDYGLATEWGTYGMSPIVWSAGGALVKQGKAAGAIDSPAVVDAFRTFQSWKPYVDADTDGNAFVNGRVALSWVGHWAYPAYSKALGSDLTVLPLPDFGNGAKTGQGSWAWGISSGSQHAKAAGKFLDYLLGDTNVTAMTTADGAVPATKTALAASPLYRTGGPLHLFAQELAEPCGDTDITKSCVAVTRPLTAGYPVITAQFSQALNDIYGGADPQTSLAKAARAIDQDFSDNDGYSLTK